The Cellulosilyticum sp. I15G10I2 genome contains the following window.
CCTACACACATCCAGACCATGCCGTCCCATGCAGCAGTATCCCAGTAAGTTGACATCGTCCAGAAGTTTGCACCAAACAGGGTTTGAGAGGTCACATCCGCACCGTCTATTGCATTTAGACCCTTATTGGCCCATGTACCAGGAATATGGCTAAAGGCGTAGTTGCTTATCAGTGTGCCCATATTATCTCCTGCCACGCGTCCGACCTCACTTGCGCTACAGACTGTAGGGTTCAGCGCCGCACAATTTTTTACAGCACCGTTCCAATCAACGCTTCCCGCTACACCGCCGATAGCACTTGTGCCACTGACATTTCCACTGCTGTAGCAGTTTTGTACTATACTCAAGGCACCTACATATCCCGCCACGCCGCCAATATTGCTTGTGCCGCTGATACTGCTGGTGCTGTAGCAGTTTTGTACCACACCGCTCAAGTCAGCAGTGCCCACCAGACCGCCGACATAGTTTGTGCCACTGATACTGCCGGTACTGTAGCAGCTTTCCACCTTTGTGCCGGTGCCACTCACATAACCCGCCACTGCCCCGATGTTGCTTTTTCCTTTGATATTGACATTTGCCACGCCAAGATTTTTTATGATACCACCTTCTGCAACATACCCAAAAATGCCCTGATAATCTGCATCTCGATTGATAAACAGCCCAGTGATTTGATAGCCACCGCCATCGAAAATACCCTGAAAAGGTCTGGATTCACTCCCGATGGACACCCAACCTCTGCCGCTGTCATAGCTGCTGCCGTAGGCGGAAAGATCAAGGTCGTTTTGCAGCTCGAAATACTTGCTGGAAAAGCTGTCCCCTGCATTTACCAGTTCCCCCAGCTTGGCGAGATCTGCGGCAGTTTTGATACGATAAGGGTCGCTCTCGCTTGTGCCCGCCCCCTCAAAAGGCATTATCCCCGCCACCAGCAGATGTGACGGCATGGAGGCGTCCTGCCCTGCAATGCCCTTAAGGATGGGCAGCTTGCCAGCTTCTATAGACCATACGGTGGTATCCCAATCTGCTGTAAAACCGGTGGCAGTCGTCCAAAAGCCCGTAGCATTAATTTCGGCTGCTGTTTTGAGTACACCGGCGTAGCCTCCAACGCCCTCTACCAGCATGCCGTCAAAGGCGATGCTTCCCAAAACACTGCCGTAATTATGCCCTACCATGCGACCCACAGAGATACCACCATTTACATCTGGGTTCAGCGCGGCACAGTTTTCCACCCTACTCATACTAAGCACGATACTCCCTACCAGACCACCGACACCGTTTGTGCCGCTGGTACTGCCAGTGCTGTAGCAGTTTTGCACCGTACCGTCAACATACCCCGCCAGGCCTCCGACATAGTCTCCTGTGCTGCTGACATTTCCGCTGCTGTAGTAGTTTTGCACCGTACCGTAGACAGTCCCTGCTAGACCTCCGACATAGTTGCCTGTGCTGCTGACATTTCCGCTGCTGTAGCAGTTTTGTACCGTACCGTAGACAATCCCCGCCAGACCTCCGACATAGTTGCCCGTACTGCTGATATTTCCGCTATTGTAGCAATTTTGCACCGTACCTTCGACAACCCCCACCAGACCTCCGACATGGTTGCCTGTGCCGCTGATATTTCCGCTGCTGTAACAGTTTTGCACCGTACCGCCCCAAACAACATACCCTACCACGCCGCCGACCAGGTTCCTGCCGACAATATGACCGTTCTCCACACCGAGGTTTTGCACCGTGCCACCGCTGATATAGCCAAACAGCCCCTGCAAATCCGAGCTGCTACGACTGATGGTCAGATTAGTTATCTTGTGGTTGCCGCCGTCAAAGTTTCCCCTAAACGTATAGGACAAGTTTCCGATAGGCGTCCAGCCATTGCCACTATCCGCACTGGCATAGCCTGCAAGGTCAAGGTTGTTCATTAGCTTGTAATGTGCGGTATTATAGCTTGTATTTCCCGCATTCACCAGTTCCGCCAGCTTGGCAAGGTCTGCGGCAGAAGATATCTGGTAAGGGTTGCCGCTTGTACCTGCCCCTCGGAAGTTCGGGTCGCTGCCGTCCACAATATGAGGGGGCAGAGCAACTGCCACGCCAAAGCCGGGCAGCTTGCCTTCTCCGTATGTCCACGCTGGGTCATTGCCAAATAACGCTTCAAAAAACCCGACAGTCTTAATTTGGGCAGCGGTTTTGGATGGGCCGTCCACCTTATCCTCCCCCATAATAAGTTCTTTTTCCCTGCCCTCCTCAGTTGTCGTCATGCCGCCAAAGGCGATGTTTCCCGAAAGAATGCCTCCAACACTAACACTCCCAGCCACTCGCCCGATATTATCTCTGCCGGTGACAGAGGCATTCAGTGCGGCGCAGTTTTCCACCGCACCCATATTCTCCACCTTGCCTGCCACGCCGCCGATATACGAGCCGCCGCTAACAGCACCGGTGCTGTAGCACTTTTTCACCGCGCCGTTTTCCTCAATAAGACCCACTATGCCGCCAATATAAATGTCTCCACTAGTAATACCGCCGATGCTGTAGCAGTTTTCCACTGCGCCCTCAACCACACCCGCCACGCTACCAACACTGCCTAATCCAGTAATGTTGGCATTCACAACGCCAAGATTCTTTACAATACCACCAGCACCGATACCGCCAAAGAATCCCTGCTTGTTTTTGTCCCGGTTGATATGCAGCCCCGTAATGCTATGGTTGTTGCCGTTAAACTCACCCATGAAGAAACGATCCTGAGACGCAGCTGAATCATACACGCCGATGGGTATCCAGCCTTCACCACTGGAATAGGCTGAAAGATCAATGTCATTCATCAGCTTTAGGCTGACCTTTGCGTCCTCATTGTTGAACAAAAACAGCTCAAGCCCTTTTACGCGCGCATTAACCAGTATGGCGATTTCGGCAAGCTGGGTCGCAGTGGTGATTTCCACCGGGCTGTCCGCTGTGCCCCCTCCCGCTATGAGCGCCATAAGAGTCATTTTTTTGCCGACTGACTGGGGAATATACACTGTCATGCGGGGACACTCCACGCCGTCCGCAACCCCGTAGCCCTCGCCCAAAACAGCGCTGAACACATACAAGCCCCGCTTCGGATATTCTGAATCATAATCGTGGTCGGCCTCCCATGTCACCGGGATTTGAACAACCTTCCCCTCCACGGTACCGCCTACCATTTTCGGAAACTCCGGTACGGTGGTGTTCTGCCAGCGGATAGCGTCAGGCAGCGCATCAAAGGCCGTCACCATACCTGTAATAAGCGCACCTACCCTCACCGTAATCTTGGGTATTTCTATCTTATCACCGAGGGTAAGTCCCTCTGGCAGTTTGGGTGTAAAAATATATGTACCCGCCGCTTCGCCGTCGTATTCAGGTGATGAAGCCCATGTCACAGGCAGAGGAACGGTCATTTCATCCGCGCTGTCCACGGTTCTCTCCGTTGGCTCAGCTTCTTCGGGAGTCTTGGCATCATCTATTTCATCGATGCCAATCACTGACCCAGTTACCGTATCAGCTTCTCCGTAATCAAGCGTCAGTTCTTCCTTTAAAGCTGCAAGCCGTATGGTCACCGTCAGGGCGTCCGGCAGCTCCAAATGCCTTTCGGATGTACCAAGGGGCACGCTCCGCATTGCAATGTCCGCCTCCAACGCCTCAAAAGCGGTAATCTCACCACTTGGGCCAATGGGGAATGTGCCTGTTTCAGCCATCGCCGAGGCAGGAAGCATACCCACAACCATGATGATAGACAGCACCATAGCCCCGAGCCTTTGCTTTGTTTTATTTTTTCTCATACTCGTCCCTCCATCTCATATCATAAAAACTCCTATTGAATCTACAAATTGCACACCATACTTTGTCAGACAGAATTCCAAGAAGTGTAACTCATTCAGCTTGACTACTTGAATTTGAAAGCGACAGGTGTTATACTCCAAATGAGTAATTAAGTTTAGCGAATAAGTTTAGTGAATCAGTTTACTAACTAAGTTTATTATATTTTATTTTTTCAAAAAGTTCAATATAGGAGCGGAAATATGAGAGAGAAAAAACTCGACAAGAGGAAAGCCCAAGGAGCTGAAACTAAAAAGAAGCTGTATGAAATTGCGGAAAGGTTATTTACAGAACGCAATTTCTCCGATGTTAACGTAGAGGACATCACCGATGAGGCCGGTATTACCAAGGGTGCTTTTTATGTACACTTCGAATCTAAGGATGCGCTGATCGCTACTTTGATTGCTGACTATGCATCTCGAGCCGATACGGATTATAAAACCTTTTTGGAAATGCTGCCTGATGATATTCACACTTCAGAGGTACTCCTTAGGCTAACTCAAAAAATAACTGAAACGCTTTTAAATACTATCGGCTATGAAAATATGAAAAAGGTTTACCAAATGCTGCTGGCGAGATCCGTAGATACCGAAGCGGTAAAAGGTTACGGCAGAGAGCTTTATACGTTGTTTCATGGCGTGTTGGAAAAAGGTATTCGGCGTGGAGAGCTTAAATCTTCATTGCCGTCAGAGGAGCTTGCCCGACATTTTGTAATGGCGATACGGGGTGTCAGCTATGAATGGTGTGTTCGCTATCCTGACTTTGATTTAAAAGAGCAGACAATGGCGCATATCCAGTTGCTGATCAAGGGGATTCAAACCTAATAACTTAAAAGAAATCCTCCATCAGGAGGATTTCTAAAAATAAATCATTATAAAATATATCGCGTTGCTTATTAAATGCTACCGATAGTCTGTAAACATGAAGTGCCGTATTGGTTCGTCTTCATCCACTTGCGGCAATCTTTCACCCGCTTCATAGAATCTATTATCTATAAAGTCATCATTGGTTGTCGATACTTCAAAGAGAATGACAGGACCAGTCCCTGGCACACCTTGCCACGAGTGGTATTGGCCTGGCTTTAAGGTAATACTCTCTCCCGGCTTTATAACAAGCGTCGTACCTGCTTTAACAACTACTTTTCTGCCATCCATACTCACCTCAACATCTGTATCTGCAAATTGACCGTCTTCTGCAGCATTATATAATGTAATCAAAAGGTCTCCGCCACCACGATGAATGATATCTTCCATTTTACTCCAGTGGAAATGATAAGGCAGTACCTGACCATCACTGACAAGAAGCAGCTTTTCTGCATAATTTTTGGGGTATTTTTCTTTATTGTGAGTATTTCCATTTCTGAATGTAAACACAGTTAATCCCGTTTTAGAAAAATCACCACTCCCAAAATCAGTAACATCCCAGCCTAACATATTATCCTTGATCTCTTGATACTCATCTCCCGCTTTTTCCCATTCATCCTGAGTCCAATAAGCAAATGGTGGCAAGGGGAATTGTTTTTCCTTCATTAAGGCTATCGCCTCATCTATGGCTTTATTAATTACTGAGCGTTTCATATATGCCTCCTAACCTTTAATAACATCCGCCTGCAACTGAGCCTTTACTGATAGCTCCGCCGCCAGAAGCGCTTGATGTTGCGTCATGGCATTTTCAGTACGGTTGATACAGTCTAGTATGAATTCTCCGAAGAAAGGATACCCTACTTTCCCTTCAACATTCATGTACTTCTCAGTCTCTTTGTTTGCGAGATAAACGTTATTGCCTCTTTGATCCCTCGCCAAATCCGTATATTTTCTAAGTTCAATATAGCCTTCTGTACCGAGAATAATGGTACGTCCGTCACCCCACGTAGACAGACCATCTGGTGTGAACCAGTCTACTCTAAAATACATGGTGCTTCCTTGATCTGATACCAATGTTGCATCGCCAAAATCATCCAGCTCTGGATACTGGGGATTATTGAAATTGCCGATTTGGCTCTTAACTACTTTTGCCTGGTTGACATCTGCAAAAATGAGAAACTGATAAATTTGATGGCTTCCAATATCACATAAAATCCCGCCATACTTTTCTTTTTCAAAAAACCACTGCGGACGACTTGGCGCACTAAGTCTGTGAGGTCCTAGGCCTAAAACTTGAACAACTTCTCCTATTGCCCCTTCTTCAATGAGTTGTTTGGCAAATACCGCACTCTCTACATGAAGATATTCACTATAGTATACCATGTATTTCATCTTGGTCTCTTCAATAAGTTTTTTTGCTGTTTCAATCTGCTCAAGCGTTGTAAAAGGGGCTTTATCTGTAAAATAATCTTTGCCATGCTTCATCACTTGAAAACCTACATCAGCACGTTCCGAAGTGATTGCTGCTGCGGCAACCAGTTTTGTATCCTGATCATTAAGAATTTCTTCAAAACTCACAGCCTGTTTAGCTTGGGGATATTGTTTTAAAAAGTGATCTACAAGCACTTGATCATCATCATAAACGTATTTCAACGTAGCTCCAGCTTCAAGAAGCCCATTAGTCATACCATAAATATGTCCATGTTTTAGAAACGCTGCCGAAAAAGTGAACTCCCCCTCAGCTACAACTGGCCTGGGTTTTCCTTTTGGGGCATAATTCATGCCATCTTTCTTATCCATAGTCTCTCCTTTCTGAGCGTCCATTTTATTTATCATAATTATACTTGGAATAATCATTGCCTGTGGTGATAAATTCCGGGTCGAAATTTTCTACCGAACCTGTTTTTTCATAAAACTTCTCTACATTTGCCTGAATGCCTTCAACAGTATAAAATGGATCATCTTTTTCTAAGGGAAGGCATACCTTTTGACTTGAAAAGCCTGATTTATAAACTGCTGTAATATATTCTAATGTACGACGGCCGTCTTCTGCCTGCACTAAGAAGTTTTTATGCCCATTTTCTATGGACCTTATCACATTGTCAATCTGCCCTGCATGCCCTTCATACTCTAAATCTTCTAATGTCCGATAGTAATCTTCAATTTCTTTTTGTTTTTCTGGGTAAGGTTCCCCAAATCCATTAGGTCTTGATTTAAATGCCGCAACACTCCACGGTGCACAGATTTTAGCCTGTTCACATTGGAAGATAAATTGCTGTTCTTCGCCATGATGTACCAAAGAACTCATCATTGTGGACATAGAGCCATCTTCGTACTTAGAAATAGCTACTGAAAAATCTTCTACCTCCGCATTATCATGATTTAAATTGTTAACGATGGCTGTAATCTCAACCGGCAGGCCTTTCATCCAATTAAGCATATCGATATGATGCACAGCATGATTTAAGGTGCATCCGCCGCCTTCTTTTTCCCAAGTTCCGCGCCACCATAAATCATAATAGGAATGCCCTCTCCACCACACTGAATCTACTTGTGCATGAAGTACCCTGCCGGCAACCTTTTGATCTAGTAAATTCTTTAATTTCATAATAGGGGATCGAAAGCGATTCTGCGAAATAATAGATAAACGCTGCCCCGTCTTATCTCTTGCATCAATCATAGCATCACATTCTGCTAAGGACGCTGCCATTGGTTTTTCACAAAGCACATCCAGTCCATGGTTCATACAATCTATAGAAATCTGCGCATGGGTATAGGGTGGTGTACATATGCTAATCAAATGGATATCATCCCGTTCAAATAGTTTTTCATGGCTGTCATATACATCTGCATCCAAATGATACTTTTCCTTAATAGCCTGTGCCTTCTCTGGATAGATATCAACCAGTGCTGCAATTTTGCATCGGTCTTTGAATGCAGCATACCCTTCGATATGTGATGGTGCAATATTACCGGTTCCGATAATCGCTACATTAATCATATTTCTTCCTCCTGGAATAGCTAAGAATTATTTTCTATTTTGCTGATTTGCTGAAATGCTCATAGCGTTCTTCAATAATTTTAGCAATATCATATTTTTCAAGCTCTGAAATGTATTGTTTATAAAGCGCATCAAATGCTTCTGGTTTTGCTGTTATTAACTTAACTTTGTAGTCTTCATTAACTTTATCAAGATTACCAGATTGTTCTATTTCTGTAGGAGACTTATAAGTTGTAGCTGTTAAACGTGTACCAGTAAGTGCAAGTGTATAAGAATCAGTTAAGTATTGTTCATATTCCGGTAAAGTTTTTGACACCGCTTTGATAAAATCTTCTTCTGTTTTAAAGTACCCTTGGTTTCCTACTAAAAAGGTGTCATGTTTAATCCAATCTAACTCTTGGGCATTTAGCTCTACATCTTTTGGCATTGGCACGCCATCTACAACTTCATAGTGTTTCCCTTCAAAGCCAAACCATAAGGTTTTTCCACCTTCTCCAGCTAAGAAATTCAAATATTTAATACATGCCTCGGGATTCTTTGCTGTTTTAGGTATGAATACAAATGCTCCTGTCGGCGGATACTCATCTACATATTGTTTGCCGTCATACATATTTGCAAGTGCTGGGATTGCTACAAAATCTGCATTGGGTTCAGTAGCTCTTAAGTTTTGAAGAAGTCCTCCACGCAGCGGGTCAACATTAGCACCTACATTTGTGTCCCAATAGCCAACTGTTCCAGCAACAACGCCTTCTTTTTCTTTTTGGTCAAATTGACTTGTAAAGAATTCCGGATCCATCAAACCATTATTGTAAGCCTTATTTAAGAACTCATAGTAGCCTCTAAAAGTCTCTGATGTGTACGCATGACCTGTTTCACTGCCTGATGGCAACGAAATGCTTCGTGATCTATAGGTTGCTTCATCTTCGTATTCAATAAAAGATGTATATAAATTACCTTTTGTATCACCTCTTGAATAAGCTAATGGATAGAGTCTGTCTTGACCAATGTTACTTGGATCTTTTTGTTTAAATGCCATAAGTACGTTAAAGAGTTCATCTATGTTCTTTGGAACACTTAAACCTAATTTGTCTAACCAGTCTTTTCGGATAAACCCACTGAAGGATGCTGTAATAGATCTGCGGGCTGGAATAGCATATTGCCCGCCGTCCGCTCCAATACCATAACTTAATACGTCTTGACCAACATATTCAACAATTTGCTGTCCATGCTCTGCTAATTCTTTCGAAATATCTTTAATACCACCTTCGTTATACCACTTTTCTACAATACTTGAGTTATAGGTCATCATAATGTCAGCTGCCGTACCCGATGCCATCATAACTGGTATTTTTGTATTTTCTTCACTTCTTGGAATAAGCACAAAGTTAACTTTAACCCCTTGCTTTGCCATTTCTTGATTAACATATTGGGTCCACTGGTTGTTATCTACTGTGCCTTGTCCTGCTGGTATATTGCCACGATCAAACAGCATTACAGAGATTTCTGTCAATTCCCCTGGTTTCTTTGCTGGGTCAGTACTTGAAGTTTTTCCGCTGTTAGTATTTGCTGTGTTATTATTCCCACATCCCACAAACATAGTAAGCGTTAATGTTGCAATAATTAACAAACTGATGATCCTCTTTGTTTTTACCATAATAATTCTCCTTTTATTAAGATATTTTTATTATACGATTATCCTTTGACTGAGCCAAGCATAACGCCTTTGACGAAATACTTTTGCAGCCAAGGATAAATCGTTATAATCGGTATGATTGCTATAACTACTGCTGCTGCTTTCATAGATTCAGGCATAACTTGCTGTCCAATACCTTCTGCTGTTGAGATTTGGTTGAGTGCTTCTGTAAATAGTAATTGTCTTAACATCAATTGCAGCGGATACCTCTCAGGACTGGTAATATACATTAAGCTGGAAAAATAATCATTCCAGTACATCACTGCATAAAAAAGTCCTATAGTCGCTATAATGGGTTTAGACAGCGGCAATGCCATCTTAATAAGGTAATAAATATCATTACATCCATCAATTTTGGCCGACTCTTCGATACTTGAAGGTAAGCTTTGAAAAAAAGCTTTCATAATGATGAAGTTAAATGCACTTACCATAACAGGCAGTACCAGTGATGCTAAACTGTCAACTAAGCCAAGTCCTTTAACAACCATAAAGGTGGGAATAATCCCTCCCCCGAAATACAAGGTAAACAAAATGAAAAATGTAAAAAATGCTCTTCCCTTTAAGTGCGGTTTTGATAAAGCATAGGCTGCCATTGTTGTGACAACCAGTGATAAAAGAGTTCCTGCTACTGTTATGAACACCGAATTCTTTAAAGAATTTAAAATCATACTCGTCTGCATGATTTTTTCATAGGCACTCGTCTGAAAGTTGATCGGATAAAAGGTTACCTTTCCAGATAAAATAGCCAAACTGTCACTTAACGAATAAGCAAGTACATTTAAAAACGGATAGAGACACAACAATACAACAAAGCCAATCGTAATATAAACATATACACTAAACAGCACTTCATCTAATTTGAATTTTTTTGATCGAGCTTTTTCTGACCTTCCTCTCATGTCATCCTCCTCCTAAATAACGCCATCTTCGCCTAATAATTTTGCAAATGCGTTGGCCATTAATAACAACGTAATGTTAATGACGGACTGGAATAATCCTACTGCTGTTGCAAAGCTGTATTGAACACGCTGCAGCCCCATTTTATAAACGTAGGTACTTAATACTTCTCCCACTTCAATGACTTTGCTGTTTTGAAGTAATAACGGTGCATCTAATCCAATATGCATCATCTGGCTGATTGAAAGAATAAACATAACTACCATAGTTGACTTGATACTTGGGAGTGCAATGTACCATATACATTTAATACGCCCAGCCCCATCTATTTTAGCGGCTTCATAAAGAGACTCATCGACACCTGATAAAGCTGCCATATAAATGATCGTCCCCCACCCTACGTCTTTCCACGTATTTGCAAAAACATAGACAGTAATCCACCAGCCATGTTCCAGTAAAAACTGAATGGGCTCCCCGCCTGCTCCTTTAATCATGTTATTGACGGCACCATTATTCATTGAAAAGAGATTCGTAACAATACCCGCAATAGTTACCCATGATACGAAATAAGGCAAATATAATATAGATTGTGCTGTCTTCTTAAAAGTCTTGCTTGTTACCTCATTGAGTAATAAGGATAAGAAGATTGATAATGGAAACTTCACAGCCAATACTATCAAATTCAAAAGTACAGTATTTTTAACTGCAAGCCAAAAGAAATCTTCTTGGAAAATCTTTTTAAATACCTCTAAGCCTACCCATTCGCTTCCCCAAATACCTTCAAACATATTATAATTTTTAAATGCAATTACAAGCCCGCCCATTGGCCCATATCTAAAGATCGTAAAATATATAAGAGCTGGAACCAATAGTAAATATAATAAGATGTCTCTTTTTATATAAAACCATATGCTTTTTTTCTTTCTTTCAACAGAACGTGTTGAACGTATGGAAAATATCGTATTTGTCATCCATTCACTCTCCCTTTCTTTTTTTTTGTGACTTTTTTCGTTTATTTCGTTTTTGTGATTTTAATTATGTATCAAATAGCACAATTATTAAAGAGTACAAATGTGTTATTTTATATCATTTTATAATCTCTGATTTTTAAGGCTTTATTCTAAGGACTTATTGACATCGCGCTTTCCCTTTCAAATGTTATGTTTGGCATCTATTGATACGCTGATTCCATCTATGAATAGGTATAAATATAACATAACATATCATTTTATATATATTTCCCTCTTTTTTATTGACTCCGAGCGCTTTTTTAGGTACATTTTAATAACAAAGGAAAAGCATTAAAGGAGGCGCCATGTCATTCTTAAAAAAAACTAAGAAAATGTTTATGCGAACTTATACAACATTGCTATTAACGCTTCTTATTCCAATGATTATTTTTATGACGTCTTTTTTTATCAATTATGCACAAAGCCGAAAAGCTAACTTAGATTCTTATCATCTGCTTAAATCAAAATCTCTTGGTATTTTTACTGCTCAGGTCATGAATAACTTAGAAAGCGATCTTTTGAAGCTAGATAGTTCGCGTATTTTCAAAATATATCCCACTGAAAATATACGACCTGATATAGACTCCGTACTTTTATTACTGGATGAACTTGTTTCTTTTAAATTAAAACATGACTATATTGATTCGATGTATTACTATCATTCAACGACAGATTTCCTGTTCATTGATAAAACGGGAACAAATGATATCCAGCTTTTTTATGATACCGAGTGGATTGAGCAATTAGATCCTTCATTAAAGCTCCAGCGTCTGCCGATTCGAAGGATTGAATCTGATCCAATGTTTAAAAAAGCTATGCCCTTATCGTTTACTCAAAACATCCTTACACTGGCGGTACAATTAGCTCCGAACAGATACATTCTAGCCAACATATCTGTCAACAAGTTGGCTTCTTATATCAATAAGTACACCATGCTTCCCGGTGAAGCTTATGCCATTTCTTCTCATAAAGAAGAAATGCTGTTTGCCATCCCTGCCCTGGATACTTTTATTGATGATCCCGAAAATACCGCTATCAATACCTATCAATATGCCCTTCCATACAACGGGTGGGTGGGTACTTTGTATGTATCTCATGATGCACTTCGTCAAGATATGGCTTATTTAATGTGGTTTATCATTATTAATATCTTTTTATTGCTGGTGATTAGTTTTATATTAGCTATCTTTGCTACCCGCTATATTTATAAACCCATCAAAAGTTTAAACGAAGAGATACAAGAGCATATTACAACCTCTAAAAAGGACTATTCCGATGAGATCGAGTTTTTTAGAGACATGTTTAACCGATTAGAGACCGAAAACCAACGTTTCCAGTCTCAGGCTTATGTTTATCAAGATTCACTTAATCAATATGCTTTCAAAGATTTTATCCATGGCACCCTAACGTTCCAGGCTTTTTCCGAACGTATGCTGTCTTCTCACCTGAATATCAGCGCACCCTATTACCAATTACTTTTAATCAGCAGCGAACTGCAAAATGCCGCCATGCCCATTAATGCAGATACAACCTTTAATATTCTCTCAGTTTTAAATGCTTATATCCAAAACTTAGGCACTGGACTCACTTTGCTGATGGATCAGTATTTTGTTATCTTAATCGGTGCCGAAGAAAAGGCAAACATCGCCTCAATAGCCCAAAGTGTTATCCGCATTTCTCAAGAATCATTTAATATCGGTAAGTATGTCGGGAAAAGTGATGTCTTTAGTCAGCTCACCCAAGTACCCGACACGTATAATAACACTTTAAGCTCTGTTCAATATTACAAATACATTGGTACACCAAAGGAATTTTTGTGTTCTTGCGATAAGGCACAAATATCGTTTCGCTATAGCTCCGCCAGCAAAATACAAGATAAGCTTGTTAATGCGGTGTCCTTAAATGATTTTAAAGAAATAGAACTACATACCCACCAATTTATTGAGCATCTAATGAAACTAGATTCATTAGATTTACTCTTTAAAGTGACCTTTATCCTCATCGCAACGCTTGAAACAAAGTTTACTTTAAACGAGATCTTAGATTTTAATGTTTATCACGCCTTAGAAAATACAGAAAATATCAACGAGCTCGAAAATATTATTATCAAAACCTGCACACAAATTGCTATGCATAACAAACTGGAA
Protein-coding sequences here:
- a CDS encoding extracellular solute-binding protein; translated protein: MVKTKRIISLLIIATLTLTMFVGCGNNNTANTNSGKTSSTDPAKKPGELTEISVMLFDRGNIPAGQGTVDNNQWTQYVNQEMAKQGVKVNFVLIPRSEENTKIPVMMASGTAADIMMTYNSSIVEKWYNEGGIKDISKELAEHGQQIVEYVGQDVLSYGIGADGGQYAIPARRSITASFSGFIRKDWLDKLGLSVPKNIDELFNVLMAFKQKDPSNIGQDRLYPLAYSRGDTKGNLYTSFIEYEDEATYRSRSISLPSGSETGHAYTSETFRGYYEFLNKAYNNGLMDPEFFTSQFDQKEKEGVVAGTVGYWDTNVGANVDPLRGGLLQNLRATEPNADFVAIPALANMYDGKQYVDEYPPTGAFVFIPKTAKNPEACIKYLNFLAGEGGKTLWFGFEGKHYEVVDGVPMPKDVELNAQELDWIKHDTFLVGNQGYFKTEEDFIKAVSKTLPEYEQYLTDSYTLALTGTRLTATTYKSPTEIEQSGNLDKVNEDYKVKLITAKPEAFDALYKQYISELEKYDIAKIIEERYEHFSKSAK
- a CDS encoding Gfo/Idh/MocA family protein — encoded protein: MDKKDGMNYAPKGKPRPVVAEGEFTFSAAFLKHGHIYGMTNGLLEAGATLKYVYDDDQVLVDHFLKQYPQAKQAVSFEEILNDQDTKLVAAAAITSERADVGFQVMKHGKDYFTDKAPFTTLEQIETAKKLIEETKMKYMVYYSEYLHVESAVFAKQLIEEGAIGEVVQVLGLGPHRLSAPSRPQWFFEKEKYGGILCDIGSHQIYQFLIFADVNQAKVVKSQIGNFNNPQYPELDDFGDATLVSDQGSTMYFRVDWFTPDGLSTWGDGRTIILGTEGYIELRKYTDLARDQRGNNVYLANKETEKYMNVEGKVGYPFFGEFILDCINRTENAMTQHQALLAAELSVKAQLQADVIKG
- a CDS encoding Gfo/Idh/MocA family protein encodes the protein MINVAIIGTGNIAPSHIEGYAAFKDRCKIAALVDIYPEKAQAIKEKYHLDADVYDSHEKLFERDDIHLISICTPPYTHAQISIDCMNHGLDVLCEKPMAASLAECDAMIDARDKTGQRLSIISQNRFRSPIMKLKNLLDQKVAGRVLHAQVDSVWWRGHSYYDLWWRGTWEKEGGGCTLNHAVHHIDMLNWMKGLPVEITAIVNNLNHDNAEVEDFSVAISKYEDGSMSTMMSSLVHHGEEQQFIFQCEQAKICAPWSVAAFKSRPNGFGEPYPEKQKEIEDYYRTLEDLEYEGHAGQIDNVIRSIENGHKNFLVQAEDGRRTLEYITAVYKSGFSSQKVCLPLEKDDPFYTVEGIQANVEKFYEKTGSVENFDPEFITTGNDYSKYNYDK
- a CDS encoding ABC transporter permease, which codes for MTNTIFSIRSTRSVERKKKSIWFYIKRDILLYLLLVPALIYFTIFRYGPMGGLVIAFKNYNMFEGIWGSEWVGLEVFKKIFQEDFFWLAVKNTVLLNLIVLAVKFPLSIFLSLLLNEVTSKTFKKTAQSILYLPYFVSWVTIAGIVTNLFSMNNGAVNNMIKGAGGEPIQFLLEHGWWITVYVFANTWKDVGWGTIIYMAALSGVDESLYEAAKIDGAGRIKCIWYIALPSIKSTMVVMFILSISQMMHIGLDAPLLLQNSKVIEVGEVLSTYVYKMGLQRVQYSFATAVGLFQSVINITLLLMANAFAKLLGEDGVI
- a CDS encoding carbohydrate ABC transporter permease, giving the protein MRGRSEKARSKKFKLDEVLFSVYVYITIGFVVLLCLYPFLNVLAYSLSDSLAILSGKVTFYPINFQTSAYEKIMQTSMILNSLKNSVFITVAGTLLSLVVTTMAAYALSKPHLKGRAFFTFFILFTLYFGGGIIPTFMVVKGLGLVDSLASLVLPVMVSAFNFIIMKAFFQSLPSSIEESAKIDGCNDIYYLIKMALPLSKPIIATIGLFYAVMYWNDYFSSLMYITSPERYPLQLMLRQLLFTEALNQISTAEGIGQQVMPESMKAAAVVIAIIPIITIYPWLQKYFVKGVMLGSVKG